A segment of the Trifolium pratense cultivar HEN17-A07 linkage group LG7, ARS_RC_1.1, whole genome shotgun sequence genome:
TGAAATGATCAACCTGATCACTTATTTAGAAACACATGCAAAGCCTTTCATTCTATAAgagtgtgtttgatttgttaaagggtaagtactggacagaacagtacaagacagaacagcacaacacatgacagaacagAACAAATTTTTaggatattgaacatttttttgtcttatacgatattttgttaataaaatggtattttggcattttagacaacttgtactgcggacaaaaagttgtgatgtggtttagtgaggtacaaaaaattctgtttttgtcctgtccattgcttcccagtttgtccagttcctgaaacagttttacaatcaaacacagtacaactacagttgtcctgtccagtcccttatttttaccgaatcaaacggaccctaaatgAACAATTTGGTGGAACCGATGAGATTTTCTTTTGCAATTCTATTGGTTACTCGCGCGTCCTACGagtttttcattttacttttccGCTATTTAAATAGCGGATGTGTAaaaaatgcataattttttagttaaaaacacaattccaatttttttatatcatctgctagttaagtagcggatgttataaaaatcttGGTAGGGTGTTTTCAACTcaacaaaatctcatttttTACACGTtcactacttaaatagcggacatAATCCTGAATAGTAATGAAAGTCTACcatttgaaatacaactttcaTATATAAAGCAAAAAGTCTTACATTTGAAGTGCAACTTtcatatatagttaaaatattacaaaagttataaaaatgagaaatttttataacattcactacttaagtagcggacgttataaattTTTTGGTAGGATGTGATATCTCAACTGGTTCAAAAACTAAGGAATTTTTACACATCTGTCACTTAAATGTTGGACAGTATTTCGTGATCTAAGTAGCAGACAAGAGTAGTATAATAATTTCGTAGGGCGCGTCCCAGAATTAGTAAGGTGAGAAAAGTAATTCCCATATATAATTGCACTTATGCCAACCACGTATCCATCAGACACTCGTGGATTCCTTTGGTGCTAAAATTATTACTAGTACTATTAACTATGGCGAATTCTAAAATCGAAACAACAGAAAGTGACGCTCTCTCCGCTGAAATGTGGGGAATGTACTTGGGAATGCAACTTGGTTGGAGACAAGGTTTCTGCCATCTTCAGGTGGAAAGTGACTCAAAAAGTCTGGTTGATATGATCACGGGGAAAGTTAAATTCAATGGTAATCCACCTACCTTGCGTCGTATACAAGAGCTTTTAAAGTTGGATTGGCAGGTGCAATTCAATCATACTTGGCGAGAGGGAAATAGAAGTGCTGATTGGCTGGCTAATTTCAGCTTTTCTCTGAATTCTTTTAATATTCATGTCATGGAGACTCCTCCAAATGAGGTTTCGAGTCTTCTTTTTGATGACTTTTCTGGGGCTTGCATGCCTAGAAATTTTCATGTAACTCTatagttcttttctttttgggcGTTAGCCCTCTtttactaccaaaaaaaaaaagaaaataagagtGAATTAGAAATTCTCACATTCAAGACAAGAATAGAGATTACATATTTACTtccaatttgttttcttttcttttttttgtttacaaatttgttttcttttctatttgGCGTTTTGAAAGGAATGCATGATATTCTATGGTTTTTTCagggattaaaaataaaacaattttttttagggatgaaaatatatataaaaaattataaggacaaaaaccaaaagTTACtagaccaaaaatatatttaacccatatttttttataccaaGATTATTATTTTGTGCATCAATCATTATGTTGTGCCCCTTTGTTGACACCAAAAAGGCAAAGTAATTTGAATCATTTTCACCTTGAAAACAATCATGgtattctaattctaattaCTCATATTTTTGAAGTTGAATTCTCTCACGTAtgttttgttaatatattttttttaattcaatggtTGATTgaccaacaaaagaaaacaagaacAGTTTAGAAGAGAGATAAaaaagatgaatgaatgaatgagatAAGAGTAGGatgaaaaacataaagaaaTTGTTCAAGAGGATTCAATTCTAATATTTTAGTCTAtctaaaaaaacaacttaagGATAAGGACTGAAGAAGTAATGTTTTGGGGAGACAGGAAAGCATGAACAGAAAGAACGTCGGATTGAATTTAGGTTTCCCCTTGCAATCAATCGATTCTTTTAAGTCTTTGTTGTAATAATGACAATGGGAGTATCATTGTTCATTTAGCACAAAATATATGGTCCTCCAAGTGATAACATTACTCATGCTCAATCATGGTGGGGTAATATGATACTTCTAGGTACTTAGATCCATTATACCGCATCTATATGTCAGTGTCAACAATAGGTATTTGATTTGAATGAGATGAATATTAGTACTAGTTAGTAGTGGGAAGGGTATAAGAAACGATCATGTTTATAGGTAAAGTGGTGGCACTAATACTAGTGGAGAAGATTGGGAGAAAGAATAAAGGAATAGAGGGATGAGTATATAGTATGTCTTAGTGGTGCAATTTCAGTGATCGGCTAACTAGCGTGCAATATTTGTCATTCACTCATGTGGTAGTACAAGAGAATAATTGTCACATTCATTGATAGGAACAATGCCATGAAAGCCACAAACtcaaaaatattgttaaaaatgaaaattcaacTATTCTAGACTAGACCAAAGTTTATACTCCTCTCACTCTCCCGTTCCAAAAACAGAAAGGATTGAACAATATAAGGTCAATAGACTCATTGCTAGAAGCCTTCATATTCAAAGCCACAACAGCTAGCCTCGGATtcggaccaatttttttttaatagcataGACAGCATGTATATACTCTTTCCGgtttcaaatataagcaaaaaataattttttagattcattaaataatcaATGTATTTTTATGTGGTGTCAAATACGgtgcaaaattatttttttataaaaaaatacagtgTGGAGTTTTAGATGTTCAAATATCATCCtcttttaaaattaaatgtgTGATAAGATATTGAATGACTGAAGATCCAATAGCTGAGTATACAAATATGTTGGCTGTGTGTCTAGGCCAAGTGGAGACAGGGCTAAGATGACTAGGCTGCGTCTCCATCAAATACAATGGCAAAATCATTTATCAATTTAGTTTCAAATATTACAGTACAAATAAATAATGGaggagattaaaaaaaatgaagaaaaaagatAAAGCATAGCCATTGAGAAAAAAAGAATGAGATTGGGCTCATTGCATCAAGAACACACGGAATCTTTAGCTTTGCATCAAATAATCTTTCCACTTCCAGCAGTTAACTATATATGCCCGCAATAAAGATTACTCCAAAAGTTAGTTTTAAATTAAGTAGCTCTCTCACCAATcttatagtttaattttgtttagCGTCATCCATCACTGTCTCCTCGAAAATCCCATTGCTTGATATACGTTATGAACTGTAGCATCCGCTATATCTGCTGCTTTTCTAGCACCATCTTCTAATACTTTGTCTAAATAACCTGAATCTGACATGAGTTCCTCATAGCGAACCTGTTaaagaaaggaaaacaaaaaacacaatgATAATGCAGACCATAAGCTCACCAAGAAAATGCACGCATCATACTGTTCTATCTGCGAAACAAAAAACTATGTCTGATAAATAGTTGAAGAGACTGCATAATGATAGAAGGAAATGGAAAACCTACAAGGACTAGTTCTCGAAAACATGAATGTAATGTGCAACCAATTGACCATATTCAGCAATGATAAAAACTAAATAACCACAGGTTCTTGCTACTATGCAAACATGTACTACTATGGAATTCAGTCTAACAAAATATCACAAATTTTACACAGAAATATTGCAACTAACAACAACTCAATACTGTCAAATTCCTACTAATATGAATTGTATGACGTATCAGCAAGACATCAAGACACAGCCAAGGCGGTAAACCTGATCTTAGACCCATTTTATGGCACTTCAGGAAAAGAAGTTATAAAATGTGTTGCATAAAACTATCCAAACAAAACTTATTCTCATAGTGACAAAAATCCAGACATAAACTGATTATTTCAAAATTGGTCTTTTCGAAAGTAATTAAACTCTACTTATCCAAAtaaatttatgtaatttttttaaaaaaataaacttatataaataatttcaaatgTAAGTCTAAAATTTCCCATTCAGAATGGGTCATCAAACACTAAACAGTCAATATTGCAGTACAGAAAAATCCTAGCAAATTAGTATTTGGAACCTGAATGGGATGCAAATGGTCAATCAAGGCATCTGTTAAAAGAGGTTTGAATGTGCCCCAATTCATGTTTTCGCATTCCTTCACAACTTCCTGTACACAAAAAGTGGGTATCAAATAGAATATCTCTGTAAATGTTTGGAAGTCCAAGAATCACTGCATCATTGAGAAACATTTTGAAgaaatataacaataacaacataacATTTAAACAAGAACTTTCTTAGGTACGATCAATATCCTATCTCAGGCCTTTTGACTGACGATAGTAGAAAGAATTATTTCACAAATTAATGCTCAGGAATTCTTCCCAACAATGACAGTAATACGTTGAgaaagttttaaaaatattaatcctAATGGCATGATTTGAGAAAGACTAATTCATGATCATGGATCGTAAAACAGACAACATATTCTTGAAGCACATCTGTTACGGTAATAAAGGGGAATAAAATAGTTAGGATTAGTTAAATAGTTAGAAGGGGTTATAAATAGGATCAATACGAAGGGCATGTGTAATTTATTAACTTCCTGTCCTTTTAGGTAAGCTCTTAGTTTTACCCTCAAAATACCAAAAGCACACACTTTAATACGTTGCAGACACAAAAAgtaaaaccataaaataaaattttgacatGGAAAGCATCAAACATGCTTGGTTGAACAAGATATTGACAACTTAACAATTATTGATGACTAAGTTATCAAACCGCTAAGCTATTGAAAACTTAAACAATTATAAatgtaaagaaaatataatctATTTTTGACCTCTTTTGTCTTTCCAGAAGCAAGCTCGTATATGGAAAGAAGATTATTACATTCAGGCCTCTCAGGATTGTCGAATTCCAAGCTGTTAGATTCACCGTAGTCATTTCAGAAATTACAAACCaccaaatttgaaaatatttatagaaaacGAGTATATGAAGAAAAAAGTAAGCATTTACAGATGAAGGCACAGAGCCTCCAAGAACCGTGAGCAGCATTATATAATGATataatatcattaaaaatgGGATAATAACAATACTAACCATGGAAATGAATCAGTTTTGCAACGTTTGATCTTGTTTACTATAAGctacaaaacaaaataagaaaactCTGAGCaagagaaaggaaaaataacatCTACAGGCAAATAGAAAAAATGTTTCATTCAACTACAGAcaaataggaaaaataacatcTACAGGCAAATAGCCATATATCAATACAAAACTTGCACAAAAATGTTTCATTCAATATGGGTAACAGAATCATCATTTAATTTAAATCCACGTGATCATACAATATATACAAATCAGGTGCTAAAACCCAAGGAGTCAGGTATGGAATGCCTGACCACGAGCCAATTTTAATCCAAGGGTCCAATAATAACATAAATGTAATACAATAAGTAACTGAgaattggataaaaaaaaattaggtttatcCTCTGCTTGCGCAGCTTTAGGTCTCAAGTTCTTTGTTGTCGTTGTGGCCATCTTGTTTTTACCTCTTCTtcatttggataaaaaaaaaattaggtttatcCTCTTCTTCATTTTTGGGTCTATTTCTGCTCAACTTTATGGTCTGTACGCATCTTTTAGATCCAATCTTCAGTCTTTGGCTTGCTTGCTATTGCAAAATTCTTCTAGTTCGGTTCTGTGCATGTTGTGGTTTGTTTCTAATTTGTTGCAAGCCACATGACTATATGTTTGTCTAACTACCAGTTCAATGCTGTTcgatagtaaaaaaaataaaaaaaatccaagtcACTCTTATCCCAATGTGCTTTCTACTTtgtttcaatttagtctctatTGGAAAACTCTCTGGTCATTGATCTTAGCACAGTGTCAACAGTCTCTGGTAGTCCCTTCGTCCAACCAAAATCAAGGCACCAGCCACACAGATGACCTTCCACACTTAAGTTGGCTATTTCAGGCTAAGGACAACTTCTGGCCCAATGGCAATAACATTTTGGTTAGGTCTGCCTGCAATTCGTAAAAGTTGGTTgctatattttctctttcaaaaGATACATTTGCAACAAGCTTAAATCGTAGTAAACTTTAGCATACAAGAGTGTtataatattagaaaatatgtCTTGTAATATCTTTATATTATGTTAGACTATCTTAAGGTATCTCATCGGATGAGTTTCTAATCTTATAGTATGTTAGATTATCTTTAAGTTTTCATATTACTATAATTTGTTTCTTGATTTTCTCATTTTATTTAAGTAGTCATTATCAAAGTATGTTAGATTATCAAAGTCATTATCAAGTAGCCAAGACAttggactcaagtggttaatgaactcccCCTTCCCCCGGGAACCAGAGAGttcataccaaaaaaaaaataaagtcattATTCCAACATAGATTAAATGCAAACAGTTCAGAAAACAAACTTATACACCATGCAACAAGacctacaaaaataaataaacaacctGAGCAAATTGTTTCTAGTGAATGTAGTTACTTACATCTTTAGGATCAAGAATATTGATTCTGGATTGATCAGAAGGTGCAGACTTTGACATCTATAAAATTGAACCCAgagtcaaaatataaaataaaattgaacccAGCTGAGTTTTAAAGAGTTCATATACAGAAATGCGTGTGTGTATGCGCGCGCGCACATATATGTGGGAGAAAGTAGAAATATTGGAAATACCTTCGAAGTGCCATCAGTTAGGGACATAATTCGAGCTCCGGTTGGAGGTATAAGGGGCTCTGGAACCTATATCCCATAAAACTCTGTTAGACAAAAACACATTTCAATTGCATTTTAATTCATCAGCTCATTCTAATGGGAGTGAAATAACTTGCCTTAAATATAGAACCACCTCGCCTGTCATAAATGTACAAAATAAAGAATGGTCAAGCCTAACATAAATCTAAGAATGAAGCTAAATAATGGATGATTATTATGTCAAATCTAAAAATTAATTCCTCACCCGCCTAATTTCTTCCACTTTCTTCCTCCATATAAATTATTAACCCGTGCAGCTAAGTCACGGGTCAACTCCAAATGCTGCTTTTGATCTTCACCAACAGGGACAAAATCAGTCTGCAAACAAATGCTGCATATTTGTAAGAATTATACTAACTTGTGGTAAATATATAACATAACATCAGCATTTACAATCAAATTAAGTAACATTAGCACATTTACAGGTTTTTCAACTTTCACTATTTCATGATCAACCAGTGGGGAATATAAGATAGAACATAAACTGTTAATTATAAACGTCAATGAGGTATAGTTTTAAAAACCACCTGATATAGAAGAATATCAGAAGCCATCAGAACCGGATAAGTCAAAAGAGCAACCCCAACTTCATCATCTCCCTAAAATCCAATTCCAGAAGAATAAgttatttgaatgaatgaataatacAAGCCACTATGAAAAAAACAAGGGCCCGGTTTAGCAAAACTACACTGGCCAAAGACAAACAACATAGTACAAATAAATGGAAATACATAAAACTTAGATGTTAATAATTTAGAATAGTCTTCACCGACTATCAAGGCCTAAATAAATGAGCATTATATTTTGCCCAACTTTAGCGGAAGAGCAATAATGAAAAAGGTCAATAAGTTGCAGTATTGAGAGCCGAAGCATAAGTAAAGCTCAAAAAGGATGTGGCATGCACTCAAGTTCTTTCCATTCAAAACAAAATCTTCTCTGTACATAATTATGAATAACTGCTTTCATTTACTtgaatgtgtgtgtgtgtgtgtgtatcataattgttttattttctaattgttCATACAATTATATGCGCAGCGGTAGTCTCGCGTCCACAACCATCATAGaatttacaatataaaaaagggtgttgttaacatgtgcatatagggcacatgttaaagtatcttaatatagaaatttaatatttaatcatacaaaaatttaatgcttaaaaaattaaaatttaatgcttcagcatttaatactttctatttttgtttccttaacatgtgctcttggtgcacatgttaacattctcctataaaaaaatatacagtCTGAACTCTGatgtatgtattttatttaaatcccatttccaaaaaattaatataaggctaaataaaaaaataaaacaaacttaCTTTGAGTAGATcattttcaagaaggaaatgtATTGttgtaaagaagaaagaaagagcaaaaataaaatttaagcaaAGTAGAGCAGAGCAAATTAGATCTACAAAAtcgcaaacaaaaaaaaaattaaaaatggaaatgAGAAATGCATACAGCTATAAACGCACCGCCTTGCGAGATTTCTCTTTAAACTGTATCATTTTGTTCAGCCAGCCAATTGGTGTTGTGGAACTTAGCAGCCACATCAATTCTACATGTGCACGGACATGGGACTGGACAAAAACTGAAGCCTGTTTGCAGAAATGAATGTCATTTATCCTCAATGGACACTAGCTCTGACATTTCcacaataaatattattatttcttaaaaagATCTGAGCAAAAGTTGCAAAGAACCTTTGAAGGATCTATCCCACATGCAAGGTAAATGGCTGCAGTTGACTTTGTATCCCTAGATAACTGTTGTGCATCATGAGGTAATGTAATCTACGCAAGAAAAACTGAACAGGTGAGAAATAGGACATAATTCAATGTCTATAAGATACGAAAGTCGGCTTTATTCTGTATATACAGTGAAAAGCAAAAAGTTAGTCCTTCAATTTCTCTTCTGAAACCAATACAATTAACTGATTGTGTTTTAAGGTGTAACTATGAAGTAAGAAAccttaaaaaattatatgacaATGTTGCATAGTTTGTCCATGTGATTTCCAGTGACCACATTTCATATGTGATACATCTTTGACCTACAAAGTCGGGCTACTATTTAACTTCAAACAACAATGGACATCGAAATTGGCACAAAGGTGGCATACACTATTCTGGATCAATATCCTCACTCCTCAGTAATAAACAAAAATGCAAATTTGCTTGGCCTGCTCGGCCTCATTGACAAGAAGCCTTGAATTAATTGGTCTATTTATGAAGCCAATCTAAATAGAACCAAGAAATAGCGAAAGATCCAATATGAAGTCGTCACTTGCAGAATAGTAAACTCAGTAATGCTCATAAGCAACACAACAAGAaggaaaataatgaaaatcaagAAGATCCTTTCATTTTCACATTATAACACATACCAAAATATGAGCTCAGACTTGTAGCTCGaaacaagaaaaagagaatgatAAAAGTATCACTAGGAGTTTCACGAGTCTAGTTAGTAGAAGAAATATGGACATACCGCATGTAGATCCACAATGAAGTAAAGTGTATCATACTCATTCTGCAAAATGAAATCAATGTCAATTCTTAAAAATTCATGTAAATTTGTGAACAAAAATGTTTTGTGCTGGAATGGAATCAACTCAATTAACCCAGACATTTAACATAAGCAAACCGTACTCATTTGTCTGGGTCACAATATCCTACACTGATAATAGAAAGATTGTCATGtatggataaacaacttaattaaacatTTATAGCATCAATGTATGTATAATATATGTTCTATATGTCGTTTTCATAAGCCATCCTGGCGAACTTacggaaataagctgaaaagaACTTGTGgatatgtcataagttgtttccaatCCATCAGTTTGTTCAAACAGTTTCACAGTTGTTTAAACTAGTATATACTATTAAATGCATGAATTGTGATCAAGAAAAGAGAAGTGCGGTTAATTAGCAAATTACAAATCCTTGTTCCCTAGAAAGGCAGGTTTAATATAGTACTTTCAATCACATTATGACAGAAAATGGGAAAAACCTGAAGGGCAACCCAATTCTTGATGGCGCCAAAGTAGTTTCCAAGGTGAATTGAACCAGTAGGTTGAACTCCTGAGGCAACTCGTTTTCTgttgaaaaaaagaagaagttagttagttagttagttgaaTAAACGAGGAAGTGATAGAATTGAATGGTGTGATGTGATATAATACTTGATAGAGGTTGGGGACGGAGTAGGAGTCTGTGGAGAGGTTGAAGAAAGAGTGGTACAGCATCGGAAGGATGGTCTGAGGCGGCGAGAACGAATGAGAGTTGAAGCTGCACATGACCTGTTTGTTGTAATAACTGAGTTAtaatcaaaaatgaaaaagcaGAAAAGGAGAGATTATAAAGATGATGAGAGTAAATGTATACGGTACAGCGATGGGATAAAGCATGAAGGAATTGCGTAATGAGAAACAACACCCATCTTCTCTACTTTGCTTATCGTATGGAGAAGGCTGCTTCACCTTTGAATGTTGATATTGCTGTGCTCCCTTTCGATATCACGCGTGTAGCAACTTAAACTCAGTTGAGATAAGCGACCGTAAAGTTCTTCGGAGGATCAATCCTTATTACTATTAGTCACACACTACTCAcactgatttatttatttatttattttctgttaaaataaaactagtataacttacccgtgcaaatgcacgggttaatgttcaatgaaaaatatagatatttttttgacatatgaaaaatatggattattaaattttcaatattttgtgggtttttttaattatttgtaaaattaattttatatttaatgtaataatttatttaaatatgataaatgatccaaattttggagattttaatgagaaatggtagaacggagagtgatactccactccccgttcccaacccacatgtttgtatatttgttcttttattttcataaaaaaggtcattaagcaaaaaataatctaacggttaatatatattagttcttaatcgtcatctctctcctttagacatttgttttcttctggagtattttagcccatgtccccgtgtgaaaaaatttca
Coding sequences within it:
- the LOC123893669 gene encoding tryptophan--tRNA ligase, chloroplastic/mitochondrial is translated as MGVVSHYAIPSCFIPSLSCAASTLIRSRRLRPSFRCCTTLSSTSPQTPTPSPTSIKKRVASGVQPTGSIHLGNYFGAIKNWVALQNEYDTLYFIVDLHAITLPHDAQQLSRDTKSTAAIYLACGIDPSKASVFVQSHVRAHVELMWLLSSTTPIGWLNKMIQFKEKSRKAGDDEVGVALLTYPVLMASDILLYQTDFVPVGEDQKQHLELTRDLAARVNNLYGGRKWKKLGGRGGSIFKVPEPLIPPTGARIMSLTDGTSKMSKSAPSDQSRINILDPKDLIVNKIKRCKTDSFPCLEFDNPERPECNNLLSIYELASGKTKEEVVKECENMNWGTFKPLLTDALIDHLHPIQVRYEELMSDSGYLDKVLEDGARKAADIADATVHNVYQAMGFSRRQ